In the genome of Mucilaginibacter sp. 14171R-50, the window AAAATCAAAAAGTATAATAAATTACATAATTAGGTTAACCTAATAAATATTTATTGGATAGGCTAACATTGCTATATTTGTCTTGATATGAGAAAATACCTAACCCTGGCAGCCTTTATGGCGCTTGCTTGCAGTGCTACGTACGGACAGACGGACACCACCCGGCATAAATACAATTTATTCAACCCGGTCCCGAGGGATAGGATGAAAGACATGGAAACCGACAGGCCCGACGTTACCGAAAGCGCCTACACCGTAGAAGCGGGCCATTTTCAGGTAGAGAGCGATCTGTTTAAACAAGCGCGCAATAAAAGCAATGGCGTGCAAAGCATACAAAATGCATACAACGTTGCCAATTTTAAACTGGGGATTACCGAAAATATGGATATACAGTTAGTTGTGCCTACCTATGTAACCACTACTGTTAAAGATGTGGCAAACAATCGTGTTATAGACAAAACATCAGGGTTTGATGACCTTACGCTTCGGGTAAAATATAATTTGTGGGGAAATGCAGGCGGCAATACCGCTTTTGCTATATTGCCGTATATAACATTGCCTACCTCATCATTTCAGGATAATGGCATACAGGGCGGGGTTGTATTGCCATTCGCGTTAAAACTTTCTGAGAAGCTGAATTTGGGTACGCAGGTAGGTGTTGGCGTTGTAAAAGAAGAAGATAACCGCCGCCATACCGAGTTTTTATATTCCCTTACTTTTGGCCGTTCCATCTTTAAACAGCTGGATTGTTTTGTAGAAGGCGCCGCTATTTACAATTCTTATCAAAAGAATACAGATACCTATGCAAATGGCGGGTTGATATTTTCGGTCACAAATAATTTTAACATTGATGCCGGCTTAAACTACGGCCTTAATAAACAAGCTGATAAGGTGTATTTTGTCGGCTTCTCGTTACGCTATTGATATTTGAAAGCGATGCATACTTTATCAGAACAGAATTACCTGAAATGTATTTATCGGCTTGGGCAGGATAAAGGGAAGAAAATAACACCAACCGCAATTGCCGCGCTGCTTGGTAATAGCCCGGCATCGGTAGTTGATATGATACGCAAGCTTGCCGATAAGCACCTTATAGTGTATGATAAAAGGAAAGGTGTAGAGCTGACCGAAACGGGGCACAAACATGCCGCCCTTATTGTACGCAGGCACCGCCTTTGGGAAGTTTTTTTGATGGAAAAATTAGGCTACCATTGGGACGAGATACATGATATTGCGGAGGAATTGGAACACATTAACGATGCATCGCTGGCCGACAGGCTGGACAAATTCCTGGGATTCCCGGAATATGACCCGCACGGCGACCCTATACCCCAAGCCGATGGTAAAATTCCCAAGCAGCACGCTACAACGCTT includes:
- a CDS encoding metal-dependent transcriptional regulator — translated: MHTLSEQNYLKCIYRLGQDKGKKITPTAIAALLGNSPASVVDMIRKLADKHLIVYDKRKGVELTETGHKHAALIVRRHRLWEVFLMEKLGYHWDEIHDIAEELEHINDASLADRLDKFLGFPEYDPHGDPIPQADGKIPKQHATTLVNAPAGCNCRVVGVKDSSAQFLQYLLKLEIKIGTIIRVIERIPFDGSLTICIDEKDQKTVSQKFSESILVDV
- a CDS encoding transporter, producing the protein MRKYLTLAAFMALACSATYGQTDTTRHKYNLFNPVPRDRMKDMETDRPDVTESAYTVEAGHFQVESDLFKQARNKSNGVQSIQNAYNVANFKLGITENMDIQLVVPTYVTTTVKDVANNRVIDKTSGFDDLTLRVKYNLWGNAGGNTAFAILPYITLPTSSFQDNGIQGGVVLPFALKLSEKLNLGTQVGVGVVKEEDNRRHTEFLYSLTFGRSIFKQLDCFVEGAAIYNSYQKNTDTYANGGLIFSVTNNFNIDAGLNYGLNKQADKVYFVGFSLRY